The Candidatus Nitrosotalea sinensis genome contains a region encoding:
- the rpsB gene encoding 30S ribosomal protein S2 translates to MSKQEELDHMEKYVLSTGIRVGTQVKTKFMTPFVTKATNEGLYIIDSKKTLSRIQTAAKFINRSDSTKIIVCSGREYASTPVEKFCEVTGTTPMLGRFMPGTLTNPSLPYYIEPQLVFVSDPQVDEQAVIEATNAGIPVIGISNTDNVTSKLDLVIPANNRGRKSLAAIYWLLAREILLQKGKIKNADSMQYQIDDFETKITEEELEEETERIPPQRTRTQRQ, encoded by the coding sequence ATGAGTAAACAAGAAGAACTTGATCACATGGAGAAATATGTGCTATCTACTGGAATACGAGTAGGAACACAAGTAAAAACAAAATTCATGACTCCATTTGTTACCAAGGCTACTAATGAGGGACTTTACATAATTGACAGTAAAAAGACATTATCCAGAATTCAAACAGCTGCAAAGTTCATCAACAGATCAGATTCTACAAAGATAATAGTCTGTTCAGGCAGAGAATATGCTAGCACCCCTGTTGAAAAATTTTGTGAGGTTACAGGTACAACTCCAATGCTTGGAAGATTTATGCCTGGAACTTTGACAAATCCATCATTACCATACTACATAGAACCACAACTAGTTTTTGTGTCAGATCCACAGGTAGATGAACAGGCAGTAATTGAAGCCACCAATGCAGGTATTCCAGTAATAGGAATTTCCAATACAGACAACGTTACATCAAAGTTAGATCTTGTAATACCAGCAAATAACAGAGGTAGAAAATCATTGGCCGCAATATATTGGCTTTTGGCAAGAGAAATACTATTGCAGAAAGGCAAGATAAAAAATGCAGATTCCATGCAATATCAAATAGATGACTTTGAAACTAAAATAACAGAAGAAGAGTTAGAAGAAGAGACAGAACGAATTCCCCCTCAGAGAACAAGAACACAGAGGCAATAA
- the eno gene encoding phosphopyruvate hydratase: protein MPRITSITGRILYNSRGSKTIEVDVISDEKYLGRVCAPSGASVGKHEAQSFPQDKPEKSIDILQKNKKKFIGLDSSDLKTIHETLRDIDQTPNYSKIGGSLAFALTIAATESAARALETPMFQILSKDSTFRYPLPLGNILGGGAHAGPGTPDIQEILVCATGSKNIQDAIETNLSIHKEVGKILAKRDPSFTNGRGDEGGWAPKLKNDEALEISAKACEQLGFTLGKEVSLGVDFASSTQWNEKKKKYVYNRAGFENTPEEQIEFASSIIKKYKLVYAEDAVHEEAFNDMSVLTKRFPRVLITGDDLLVTNTQILKKAIKIKACNGAILKVNQAGSLYDALEFAKEANKNNVRLITSHRSGESIDSHISHIGLATKSKMLKVGIIGGERIAKLNELVRLSEYDLIRGMAEI from the coding sequence CAGATGAAAAATATCTGGGGAGAGTTTGTGCCCCATCAGGTGCAAGTGTTGGAAAACATGAAGCACAAAGTTTTCCTCAGGATAAACCTGAAAAAAGCATCGACATTTTACAAAAAAATAAGAAAAAATTCATTGGATTAGATTCATCAGATCTCAAAACAATTCATGAGACACTTCGAGATATTGATCAAACTCCTAATTATTCAAAAATAGGTGGCTCACTGGCATTTGCATTGACCATTGCAGCAACAGAATCTGCAGCAAGAGCATTAGAAACACCCATGTTCCAAATATTATCAAAAGATTCAACCTTTAGATATCCACTTCCACTTGGAAACATTCTTGGTGGAGGAGCTCATGCAGGACCTGGCACACCAGATATTCAGGAAATACTAGTCTGCGCCACAGGATCTAAAAATATTCAAGATGCAATAGAAACTAATTTGTCCATACACAAAGAAGTTGGAAAAATTCTTGCAAAAAGAGATCCAAGTTTTACAAATGGAAGAGGTGACGAAGGAGGGTGGGCTCCTAAATTAAAAAATGATGAAGCATTAGAGATATCAGCAAAAGCATGTGAACAACTAGGTTTCACATTGGGAAAAGAAGTCTCACTTGGAGTAGATTTCGCTTCATCGACTCAATGGAATGAGAAAAAGAAAAAATATGTTTACAATAGAGCAGGATTCGAAAACACACCAGAAGAACAGATCGAATTTGCTTCAAGCATAATAAAAAAATACAAACTTGTGTATGCTGAAGATGCTGTCCACGAAGAAGCGTTCAATGATATGTCAGTGTTAACCAAAAGATTTCCACGTGTACTCATAACCGGAGATGATTTACTAGTGACAAATACTCAAATTCTTAAAAAAGCAATAAAAATCAAGGCCTGTAACGGTGCAATATTAAAGGTAAATCAGGCGGGAAGCTTATACGATGCATTGGAGTTTGCAAAAGAAGCAAATAAGAACAACGTGAGATTGATTACATCACACAGATCTGGTGAATCCATAGACTCGCATATATCTCACATAGGACTTGCCACCAAGTCAAAGATGCTCAAGGTGGGGATAATAGGCGGAGAACGAATAGCAAAATTAAATGAACTTGTACGACTTTCAGAGTATGATTTAATACGTGGAATGGCCGAGATTTAA